The stretch of DNA ACGCGCCGGCCAGCCCCTCGAGGCATGACGGCGTGACGCGACTCAAGGCTGGCGCCGAGATCGCCATCGGCCGCATTGCGGCGGACCCGAACCAGCCCCGGACCGAGTTTGATCCCGGTGCCATCGAGCAGCTCGCCGAGTCGCTCAAGGAGCATGGCCAATTGCAGCCCATCTCGGTCCGCTGGAGCGAAGCGATGGGGCGATACCTGATCGTGGCCGGCGAGCGTCGGTGGCGCGCGTCGCAGTTGGCCGGATGCGAGTCGATGGCGTGCGTGATCCTTGACGGCGAGCACACCGACTCGCAGGTCCTGGAGATGCAGCTCATCGAGAACGCCCTGCGCGAGGACTTGCAGCCGATCGAGCAGGCGCGGGCGTTCAGGGCCCTGATGGAGATGAACGGCTGGAGCACGATCCGTCTAGCGAAGGCGCTGAGCCTGAACGACTCCACCATCGTCCGAGCGCTGGCCTTGCTCGAGCTTCCCTGCACGGTGCAGGACCAGGTCGCGTCGGGCGCCCTGGCCCCGTCCGTCGCCTACGAAGTCTCCAAGCTCGACGATCCCGCCGCCCAAGCCGAGGTCGCTGCCCGGGTGGTGTCCGAGGGGCTCTCCCGGGCCGAGACGATCGAGGCGGTCAAGCGGGCCTCGCCATCGAAGAAGGCAGGATCGTCGAAGGGCAGGGGTGCGAGCAAGCCGTCGAAGCTTGTGGTCAAGGCGTTCAGGGTGGCCGAGGGAAAGGTGACGATCGAGCTCCGCAAGGGGCTCGACTCATCGGGGATCGAGGCCGCACTCCTCGGCGCTCTGGAGGCGGTCCGAGGACAGAAACAAGAAGCGGCCTGATCGGGCGTCGTTTTGAGAGCCCGGCCGCCTTGATGATGAACTGGCGGCCGGGCGAGCGTGCACGTTGCCTTGACACCTAATGCACTTTCAAGTGACTGAACAGCGCCTCGGCCGCCGGCCAGAGGTATCCCGTCGCATGGTAGAAGTCCACGACCTGCACCTCGGTGACCGTGTCGAGGTACGTCCAGTTGTCCTTGGCCCCTTTGGCCAGCCCGACATATCGCGCGCCCGGGCAGGCCGCCTTGGCCCGGTCCACCTCGCCGTCGAACCGCTCGAAGAACGTCAGCTTGCCGTACTCGGGCGTGGCCGCCGTGTAGACCGTGTGCAGCCGCTCGCCGGACTCGTTGGAGAAGCCCAGGGTGCCGACCATCGCCTCGCGCCACGTGTCCTTGCCCATGAGCATGCAGGTCCCGTCCAGCCCCACCGTCACCGTGGCCACCGGCTCGGCGAACTCAGGCAGCGCGTACTCCCAGTCCTCCTCCTTGGCCAACGCCACGGCGGCGACCGCGTCGGCCACGTCCTGCACGAATGCCTTGGCGACCCTGCGGCCGTGGCTTCGGCCAGGTCGTTCAGCACGCGCGCGGCGCCGAACTAGGCGTACTTGTGGGCGATCATGCGGGCGAACCGGGACGTGGAGCTGACGACGATCCGGGCGTCCCGATCGAGCGGGCAGTGGGTCGGTCCGCCCTTGGGGCCCTGGTAGACGTGGCGTTCGATCGTCGCCACGCCGTAGGGCGTCTGATACTGCTTGCGGACTTTGCCCATGGAAGTCAGATTCATCGGCCCCGGGCGGATGGGGGCTCCGTCGGCGTCGAATCGTCCGAGTGCCTCCTCGGTGGCGGCGACGCCGGCCTCGTTGAGCGCCGCCAGGATGGCGTCCTCGGCGTCGAGCATCGAGTCGGCGTAAGGGACTTCGATCTGGACGACGAAGCCAGTGTCGGTGCGTCGGACGATCGCGGCGGGCATGGCGCGTGTTCCGGGGTAAAGGGAGGATGCCCGCAGCGTCACCGTCAGAACCGCATCCTCAACATGAATCAGCAGCCACACCGCATCAGTGCACCATAATCCCCATTATCGGACGTTGAAGTGGTCGGGTAATCGGTGTGGTCGTCCGGGTGTTATTGAGCCGATGGGAATCTCGGATTAAGCGACTCTCGAAACACTCTTAGGCAATAAGCCATAGGGACTTGCGCTTCCCAGAGAGTCGGCGATCGATCGGCCGAGCCGGAAACCGAATTCGGCCAACAAAGGGTTCTCGTGGATTACGCACCAAGCCTGCTCACGGTGGTGGTTCGGCTTCAGCGAACTGGACCCGTGGCGGATTTGCCTCGAAGGCGAAATTGTGAGTTTACAGACCGATCGATACGACGCTTAATCACTAGTGGAACCAGTTGGTGTTCCCGATTGGCCGCTTGGGTTTCCCCCAGAATTGTCTCTCCGAACAGGATCAGAACACCGAATGACGAGGCAAACCGACGCCTTGGTTGCTTGAGCCCTTTGGAAAACCCAACCTTCCCGTGGGTCTTTCCAACGATTGGTAGATGCGGGTCAGTTTGAATCGGCATCTGGCTCGAAGCAGCCAAGACGAGGGCGGCAGCCCTGGACCGAAGGACAGGATCGTTCACGACGAGCGTGGGCTTTGCGGACGGACGCCGGGTCTTGCAGGAGGGTTGGTTCTCCAGTGGCGCAACCCACGGGCACGAAGTGTGCGCCGCGAGACTGTCGAGGCACCGACAGTGCGAGTTGATCTGGGTCTTTTTTCTTCTTCATTCGTTCCTCGACGAACCTCTGACGGCAATCTCGCTGAGCTCGAGGGCCACGGAGTCTAAAAGAGGAGATCAAAACGGTGACCGGATCACACACCATGGTTCTTAGCGATCGATCGGTCGCCGTGATCGGTAAAAAAGTGGCTGGGACCGAAGATCGCGGCGATCGGTTGCCGAAGACTTCGAATTCCTCGAACTCCTTCGGGTCGATTCCTTCGGTGGACGGCTCGCCACCGATCTGGGTGGTCCGCGACGACTGGTACACGACGGCCAAGTCGGTCGCCGACTATCTCGTGGGCGTCGTTTTGTTGGTCCTAGCCCTTCCGGTAATGATCGCCGCAGGCCTCCTAGCCTGGCTCACCTCGCCGGGACCAGCGATTTATCGCCAGACCCGAGTGAGCCGCAACGGGCGGGAGTTCTCGATCTTCAAGATCCGGAGCATGCGGGTCGATTGCGAACGGGAAACCGGCCCGCAGTGGTCGACCCCCGACGATCCTCGGCAAACGCCGGTGGGAGGATTTCTCCGCCGGACGCACCTTGATGAGCTCCCGCAGTTGCTCAACATCGCCCGGGGCGAGATGAGCTTGATTGGCCCTCGGCCGGAACGTCCGGAGTTCATCACCAAGCTCGAGAAAACGATTCCGTTTTACCGGGAGCGGGAGCGCGTGCTGCCTGGGGTGACCGGGCTGGCGCAGATTCAGCTTCCCCCCGACTCCGAAGTTGCCGAGGTCTACCGAAAGCTAGCCTGCGACCTGTACTACATGAGACATCAAAGCCTCTGGCTGGACCTCCGGATCGTAATCGGCACGGCCTTAAAGGTGGTGGGAATTCCGACCCAGGTTTTGTGCCGACTATTGGCGATCCCCTCGGGCCAGGTGATCGAGGATGACTACCGCCGGCTGGCCTTGCTGGCGGTGTCGGGTCACGAGCCTCGAGCCGCCGCATCGACCGCCCCGGAATCTTCGCTGGAGTGGGGAGTTGCCGTTGACGCTCAACGGGCTCTGGTCTGGGGCGACTGAGCGGTCCCGAGCGGACCGGTCTCCGCCTCTTAAGGAAAGAGTGGATCCGGAGATGCAAGACTTGCCGGCTCGCTCGTCGACCTCCGCAGGGCAGGGTCTTTCCGAAACTGCGATCGAGCCATCGACGCCTGTGGCCGCGATTCTGGGCCGTCGACCGGCGATCCTGGACGCGCCGCCGAACGTGGCGGCGCTGCTGGGTTCGCTGAAGCGGCGGTGGCTCTTGGCCGCGGTTGTGGGGGTGTTCGGCGCAGCCTGCTCGGCGGTCGCCGTCTACCACGTGATGCCGCCGGCCCGCCACGTCGCCAAGGCGATGCTCCACGTCGCCTCGACCCAGCCGAGCATTATCTTCCCGACGCAGGAGGTCCGAAGCACCTTCGAGATCTACAAGCAGACCCAGCTCCGGCTGCTCAAGGGGCGATCGGTCCTGGCAGCGGTTTTGCGGGACCCCAAGGTCAAGGATCTGAACCTGGTCAAGCAGTCCGCCAATCAGAGCGAACCGATCAGTTGGCTGGAGAAAGAAATCCAGGCCGAATACACCGGTGAGGTGCTGAACATCTCGATGAGCGGCGACGGGCCCGAAGGCCTGGCGGCCATTGTCAACGCGGTGGCCCAGGCGTACCTGGTCGAGGTCGTCAACGCCGAGTTGAAGGAGCGTCGCAATCGCTTCGAGGAACTGCAGGGTATCTACCGGCAACAGAGTGATCGGCTTCAGTCCAAGCGCAAGGAGCTGGAGGCGCTGGCGGCCAAACTCGGCTCGGGCGACCAGGCCAACGTCCGTCAGATGCACGCGATGGCGCTGGGAAGCCGGACGATGATGGAGCGACTGTTGCTCCAGTACCGCCTGGATCTCCGCGAGTCGGAGATTCAACTCTCGGTACTCCGTGAAGCCGAGAAGCCGGTTGTCGAGGGGGAATCCCTCCGCGCCGAGGCCGTCGAGCAGGCCGTCCGTGGCGACGAGGTGGTCCTCGAGCTCGAGGCCCGGATTCGCCGGATCTCGGCCGCCGTCGCTTCGGCAAGTCGGATGGCCCGCCAGGCGAACGACCCTTCGGTCCGACGCCCTCAGGAGGACCTGAAGCACCTGACCAGGCAGCTCCGGGAGCGGGAATCGGCAATCCGACAGGTCCGATCCCGCGAGCTCAAGGCGATCGGCCCAGTCGGTCCCAATGGGTCGCTTGCCGACCTGGAGAACC from Isosphaeraceae bacterium EP7 encodes:
- a CDS encoding sugar transferase encodes the protein MDGSPPIWVVRDDWYTTAKSVADYLVGVVLLVLALPVMIAAGLLAWLTSPGPAIYRQTRVSRNGREFSIFKIRSMRVDCERETGPQWSTPDDPRQTPVGGFLRRTHLDELPQLLNIARGEMSLIGPRPERPEFITKLEKTIPFYRERERVLPGVTGLAQIQLPPDSEVAEVYRKLACDLYYMRHQSLWLDLRIVIGTALKVVGIPTQVLCRLLAIPSGQVIEDDYRRLALLAVSGHEPRAAASTAPESSLEWGVAVDAQRALVWGD
- a CDS encoding ParB/RepB/Spo0J family partition protein, with amino-acid sequence MAKANDLLSRFGGNLAESMGAGRSSSPAVQGGAASGYNAPASPSRHDGVTRLKAGAEIAIGRIAADPNQPRTEFDPGAIEQLAESLKEHGQLQPISVRWSEAMGRYLIVAGERRWRASQLAGCESMACVILDGEHTDSQVLEMQLIENALREDLQPIEQARAFRALMEMNGWSTIRLAKALSLNDSTIVRALALLELPCTVQDQVASGALAPSVAYEVSKLDDPAAQAEVAARVVSEGLSRAETIEAVKRASPSKKAGSSKGRGASKPSKLVVKAFRVAEGKVTIELRKGLDSSGIEAALLGALEAVRGQKQEAA